Proteins from a genomic interval of Chelonoidis abingdonii isolate Lonesome George chromosome 7, CheloAbing_2.0, whole genome shotgun sequence:
- the LOC116839875 gene encoding dimethylaniline monooxygenase [N-oxide-forming] 4-like isoform X2 gives MMCFSDFPFPEDFPNYMNHSRLLEYFRMYAKHFSLLSYIHFKTTVHSVRKRPDFSTTGQWDVVTETDGTVESAVFDAVMVCSGHYAEPHLPLDSFPGIENRFRGQYLHSWEYKDSASFQGKRVLVLGVGNSGGDIAVEISRVAAQVFLSTRSGTWVISRISDHGFPFDMMLTTRFHNCLENFLPSALMRWLRLKKFNTWFDHANYGLIPQKSPNLSLIVNDELPSCILSGTVVVKPNVEEFMESSAVFEDGTVEENIDMVVFATGYTFSFPFLEESVRNNCRSKYTLYKYIFPPPLEKPTLAVLGLIALTGSIMAGTEVQARWVTRVFKGLNQLPPASRLMAEVAKKQQHLIKQGLSNKESKIKTSYIGYMDEIASCVGVKPNVLLLFLKDPKLALEVFFGPCTPCQYRLAGPGKWVGARNTILTQWHRAVKPLRTRVINDSSNHSLVFHWLTILGLPALLCAGLLICKYSPQLWFPSVRLDVFPICKMGFMKGGL, from the exons TTCTCAGTTACATACACTTCAAG ACCACAGTTCACAGTGTAAGGAAACGCCCAGATTTCTCCACCACTGGCCAGTGGGATGTTGTCACTGAGACTGATGGGACGGTTGAGTCGGCCGTTTTTGACGCTGTTATGGTTTGCAGTGGCCATTATGCAGAACCCCATTTACCGCTGGATTCTTTCCCTG GTATAGAAAATCGCTTTAGAGGCCAGTACCTTCACAGCTGGGAATACAAAGACTCTGCCAGTTTCCAAGGGAAGAGAGTCCTTGTGCTCGGTGTTGGGAATTCTGGAGGAGATATCGCCGTGGAGATCAGTCGAGTGGCTGCTCAG GTATTTCTCAGCACCAGAAGTGGCACGTGGGTGATTAGTCGTATTTCAGACCATGGCTTCCCTTTTGACATGATGCTCACCACTCGCTTTCACAACTGTCTCGAAAACTTCCTCCCATCAGCCCTCATGAGATGGCTAAGGCTGAAGAAGTTCAATACATGGTTTGACCATGCAAATTATGGCTTGATTCCTCAGAAAAG TCCAAACCTAAGCTTAATTGTGAATGATGAGCTGCCAAGTTGCATCCTCTCCGGTACAGTTGTGGTAAAACCAAATGTGGAGGAGTTTATGGAAAGCTCAGCTGTCTTTGAAGATGGGACCGTAGAGGAGAACATCGACATGGTGGTCTTTGCTACCGGATAcactttctcttttcccttccttgaAGAGTCTGTTCGCAACAACTGCAGAAGCAAGTACACCCTTTACAAATACATCTTCCCACCCCCTCTGGAGAAGCCGACGCTGGCTGTCCTAGGCCTTATAGCGCTAACAGGCTCCATCATGGCAGGAACAGAAGTCCAGGCTCGTTGGGTCACAAGGGTCTTTAAAG GGTTGAAtcagctccctcctgccagcaGGCTGATGGCTGAAGTtgccaagaagcagcagcatctaATTAAACA GGGTCTTTCCAACAAGGAGAGCAAAATCAAGACGAGTTACATTGGCTACATGGATGAAATCGCATCATGTGTTGGTGTAAAACCCAacgtgctgctgctgttcctgaaggaTCCCAAGCTGGCCCTGGAAGTTTTCTTTGGCCCATGCACCCCTTGCCAGTATCGCCTGGCTGGACCAGGAAAATGGGTAGGAGCCAGAAACACCATCCTGACCCAGTGGCACAGGGCTGTGAAGCCCCTGAGAACTCGAGTCATCAATGATTCTTCCAATCACTCTTTGGTTTTCCACTGGCTTACAATTCTTGGCCTTCCTGCACTTCTTTGTGCTGGTTTACTTATTTGTAAGTATTCCCCTCAGCTGTGGTTCCCCAGCgtaagattagatgtttttcccatatgtaaaatgggctTTATGAAAGGAGGGCTCTGA